In the Treponema maltophilum ATCC 51939 genome, AACGATATCGCCGGCCGGCATTGTTTTAAAATCGATGACGCTGCCGCCGGGAGGAGGCGGAGGTGGCGGAGGCGTCGAGGTTGTAAATTCTTGAATTTTCTCTTTTATCTTTTCATGGCCGACTTGTGCCGTAACCCGAATCATAAGCGTAACTGCGGCCGTTGCCAGCTTTCCCTCATCGGTGTTTTTCATTACCGCGGGGTCGCTTAAAAGCGTTGAGGCGGCTTCGGTGTCAAAAAGCTGTACCGCGGTTATGAGTTTTTGTACAAAAGCTTTATCCGACTCCTCCGTCGCTCCGCTTTGCCCGACTTGAAAGGCTTCGGCGGCGATCGTTTTTAAGTTTTTAATCGGGAAGCCCGCATCGGGCAATAAATCGAGGAATTGCTCTTTTTCCTTGAGGGAAAGGTTTTTCAATTCTTCTTTGTTTTTTTTGCCCAAAAGTTCAAAGGTCGCAGTTAAGATTTCACTGTCGGCCGTATAGGTTGTTTGCGAAAAGGCAATCAATTCGCTTGCCGAAAGATTTTTCAAAGTTTCTCTCGGGTCGCGCCGCGCTCCTTTTGCAAGCGATGTCGTAAACATTTCGCACGAAAAAAACAAGACGCAGACCGTACAAAGGGCGCTATACAAACACACATTAAAAGTAATCTTTTTCATTATAATCTCTCTTATATGTATAATATCTCATATTCGATAAAAAAACAACAAAAAAACGGGAAATGTAAACAATTATATAAACGACGCGAAAGCTTCGCATTCTTCGCCGTGCAGGCCGCTTTCGTGTACGGCATCTATGCGAAGGAACACTTCTTGTCCGCCCAGGTTTTCATACTTCGAGGCGGGAGCCGGTTCCCGCGCTCCGTTTTGTATTTGCACGTGCAAAAAATTTTCGGTAACGGCGCGCAGCTGGCCGATCCGGTATTTTTCGACGACGGCTTTAAAATCCTTTCCGACACAGCTTTCTATATACGCTTTTTTTTGCGCAAGGGCAAGATTTGAAAGCTCGCGTATGCGGTTTTTCACTTCGCTTGCGGGAACGGCGTTTTTCATCGAAAAAGCTTCCGTTCCGGGACGGGGCGAAAACGGAAAAGCGTGTATCCATGAAAACTCGCAGGTGCGGCACAATTCGAGGGTTTCGTTAAAATCGGCTTGTGTTTCGCCGGGAAAGCCCGCAATAATGTCGCATGCGATAAAGGGCTTTTTTTTGATGCGGCGAAGGTTTTCGACGGCGGTGTATACGCTTTGCGAGCGGTAAGGCCGCTTCATCGCGCTCAGCACGGCGTCGCTTCCCGATTGCACCGAAAGGTGAAAGTGCGGTCTTACGCGTTCGTGCGCCAAAACGGCGCAGAGTTTTTCATCGACGATTTGCGGGTGCAGGCTCGAAAGCCGCAGCGATATGGCCTTTGTGTTGTCGAGCAAAAAGCCGAGCAGTCCGGTTATGCCTGAAAAACCGTATTGACCGAGGTTTACGCCCGTCAGCACGACTTCGCGGTGCCCCATTTTTTCAAGCTGAAGCACGCGCGACAGCACGGTTTCGGGATCCAGGGATACGGAAGAACCGCGCGCAAGGCAAATGCGGCAGTATGAACAGCGGCTGTCGCAGCCGTCCTGTATTTTGAGCGAGGGGCGTGAATGCTGCAAAAAGGTATCGGTCGAAAGGGCGAAGGCCGCTCCCGCCGTTTGTACGGGTGCCGGCGCCGATTTTGCAAAAACGGGTTTGAGCCTTTGCGTTTTGCCGGCTTCATCGGATTCACGGGCGTCTTCAAAGCTTTGTGCGTACAGCCGGCGCAGTCCGTCTGCCAGGGCAAGCGGAAAAGACACATTCTGGGCTGTGTTTTCTGCTTGAATCCCGGCCGGGCTTTGTGAATCCGTGCGGCGGTCTATAAATGAAGTTAAAAAGGCGGGAAGTTTTACCAAAGCGTCTTTGCTTTTGCCGCCGAGCACGGCGATTCTGTCGTCCATGGCAAGCAAGAGGCTTCCGTCAAGCTGAGCGTAACAGCCCGTTACCAAAATCGCGGAAGCCGGATATTTTTCCAAAAGTAAACGTATCATGCGGCGGCATTTTTGTTCGGCTTTAGCGGTAACCGTACAGGTATTTACAATGCACAGCACCGTATCCGTGTCGACCGGCGATGATGCGGCAACACCTGCCATGCGGCAGTCGAAACCGCGGTCGGCGAATGCCCGTGCCGCTCCTTCCGATTCTATTTGATTTAATTTACAGCCGAGCGTTTCGAATCTGACGACGCTCTTTTGTGCCGGATCACGCACTTATAACCGGGCGCGGACCCTGTCTCTGCCGCGCAAAGCGTCGGCTTGACCCGCGTTAAGCTCCAAAGCTTTTTCATATGCCGTCAGCGCCAAAGCGAAGCTGCCCGCCATTTCGCGCGCGTAGCCGAGCCGCGTCCACCAATAATCGTAAAGCGACTGCGTACGCACCGCCTGCGAAAGCGCGATGTCGGCATGGTTGTAGCGCGCAAGCCGTATATAGATTTCGCCCATAAAATAATACGCTTCGCCGAGTCTGCCGCCTTTTTCGCCGACAAGCGATACGTATTCCT is a window encoding:
- the mtaB gene encoding tRNA (N(6)-L-threonylcarbamoyladenosine(37)-C(2))-methylthiotransferase MtaB, with protein sequence MRDPAQKSVVRFETLGCKLNQIESEGAARAFADRGFDCRMAGVAASSPVDTDTVLCIVNTCTVTAKAEQKCRRMIRLLLEKYPASAILVTGCYAQLDGSLLLAMDDRIAVLGGKSKDALVKLPAFLTSFIDRRTDSQSPAGIQAENTAQNVSFPLALADGLRRLYAQSFEDARESDEAGKTQRLKPVFAKSAPAPVQTAGAAFALSTDTFLQHSRPSLKIQDGCDSRCSYCRICLARGSSVSLDPETVLSRVLQLEKMGHREVVLTGVNLGQYGFSGITGLLGFLLDNTKAISLRLSSLHPQIVDEKLCAVLAHERVRPHFHLSVQSGSDAVLSAMKRPYRSQSVYTAVENLRRIKKKPFIACDIIAGFPGETQADFNETLELCRTCEFSWIHAFPFSPRPGTEAFSMKNAVPASEVKNRIRELSNLALAQKKAYIESCVGKDFKAVVEKYRIGQLRAVTENFLHVQIQNGAREPAPASKYENLGGQEVFLRIDAVHESGLHGEECEAFASFI